One window from the genome of Pyrus communis chromosome 16, drPyrComm1.1, whole genome shotgun sequence encodes:
- the LOC137720969 gene encoding putative F-box protein At3g16210, producing MGTSPPLHPTQQEKHPTPTTAKHQPPPPLNPNPMELPEELIVDILKRLPPKSLVRFRCVCKPWCSLIKSPSFVQALLKKNRAMFQSELGTSTRVILSRYCDTLLSMESENNSVVGTVELDFALVRNLPYYVKGHSDGLLCVVINDGIEGVAVIYNPTIQEYRKLPSPQNFRSTREVLGLGYDASIDDYKVVRVPSNYCRLKVAGYKPQVEVLELKTNFWRKIPDEDTPPFFIEHIFQSTEVNGGLYWMAEDHNSGRCLILRFDLAEEKFKVVPPPPDESGRSIAWIGSLKDHLCVVHTRRLSDVHVWGTKDDKNWSKIITTSKFPRIPAKDPFLDSFRYMPLSFTKKGAVLMSVGGERFVTLDTKDNTFEHVDIKGANHWLQETVYCETLVSPGGGVNPTESAAGLGSDVGASEEEEEDQSDGESASNSLRQLLLGLKREVHNLLACTVSHRNIRDAD from the coding sequence ATGGGCACCTCGCCGCCACTCCACCCAACCCAACAAGAAAAACACCCAACCCCAACCACCGCCAAACACCAGCCGCCGCCGCCGCTAAACCCAAACCCAATGGAGCTTCCGGAAGAACTCATCGTCGACATCCTCAAACGGCTTCCCCCCAAATCCCTCGTCCGATTCAGGTGCGTCTGCAAACCATGGTGCTCTCTGATTAAAAGCCCGAGTTTCGTCCAAGCCCTTCTGAAGAAAAACCGAGCCATGTTCCAATCCGAGCTGGGAACCAGCACCCGTGTGATTTTGTCGCGTTACTGCGACACCCTTTTGTCGATGGAGTCCGAAAACAACAGTGTTGTCGGGACTGTCGAGCTTGACTTCGCTCTGGTTCGGAACTTGCCGTATTACGTAAAGGGACACTCCGATGGGCTGCTCTGTGTGGTTATCAATGATGGGATCGAGGGTGTGGCTGTAATTTACAACCCGACGATCCAGGAGTACCGGAAGCTCCCTTCTCCTCAGAATTTCAGAAGTACGAGGGAGGTGCTGGGTTTGGGTTACGATGCATCAATCGATGATTACAAGGTTGTTCGAGTCCCCTCGAACTATTGCCGGCTGAAAGTTGCGGGTTACAAGCCGCAAGTCGAGGTATTGGAACTAAAAACCAATTTCTGGAGGAAGATTCCAGACGAGGATACGCCGCCGTTTTTCATTGAGCATATTTTCCAATCAACGGAAGTGAATGGCGGGTTGTATTGGATGGCAGAGGACCACAATTCGGGAAGGTGTCTGATCCTTCGATTCGATTTGGCCGAGGAGAAGTTTAAGGTGGTGCCGCCACCGCCAGATGAGAGTGGTCGGAGTATAGCGTGGATTGGATCTTTGAAAGACCACCTTTGTGTTGTGCACACTCGGAGGCTGAGTGATGTTCATGTTTGGGGAACAAAAGATGACAAGAACTGGAGTAAGATCATCACCACTTCGAAGTTTCCGAGGATTCCGGCCAAAGACCCGTTCCTTGATTCGTTTCGGTACATGCCGCTGTCTTTTACCAAGAAGGGAGCTGTGCTAATGAGCGTTGGAGGGGAGAGGTTCGTGACATTAGATACAAAAGACAATACATTCGAACACGTCGACATCAAAGGTGCGAATCATTGGCTGCAGGAGACGGTGTATTGCGAGACTCTTGTTTCGCCCGGTGGTGGTGTGAATCCGACAGAGTCGGCGGCGGGGTTGGGGTCGGATGTTGGTGCGtcggaggaagaggaagaggaccAATCAGACGGGGAAAGCGCGAGTAATAGCCTCAGGCAA